A single genomic interval of Staphylococcus hyicus harbors:
- a CDS encoding non-ribosomal peptide synthetase, which produces MNQLIFKDKALDILNAWINQKLSDSNIDPNQNLINLGIQSLDVMELASILRREGLKIKFSQLIKEPTLNHWQELIRVSKINILNDRKSEKQNGVLFDLTDVQSAYLIGREDDQELGGIGCHAYFEFTGEKLDINKLNHAWYEVQMRHPMLRAKFTQDGKQYFMQYPLNKEIKVINLDSFNSEDIQIQLKKYRENVSHLKRNVTEGDVAGLTVFILPDNQMIVSIDIDLLVADVLSISMIIKELSHIYNGTDSGKSEEYTFKDYIENIQIDKEDLNKSKKFWLDKIENLNINPIQLPTLKKPTDVKEVKFTRHLRKINNNLWNQIKEKAKLYNTTPAIVLLTCYMITLERYSDQEAFYVNVPLFDRNHNNTQVRDIVADFTNLLLVEHIPMPNEKFLETLERVKENFIQNISHSEYSGVNVQRDISKQNGTHINIAPVVFACNIDYELEDEITKSVLGNMTYMVTQTPGIWLDFQSYIKNGELLICWDKVDELFSDETITRMLNDYCRLLESLGKSSNWNEIGVTIQTSQNKYNIQTDLPKEKLYDGFLKNLKKNPEKIALIDTDTKIKISYKELFNRAMALGETLRTSGVEKGDYVGIILPRGYHQIISIFAIQFVGAAYVPIGIQQPNDRRKKIYNQVGIDVIVSNSEYINHNNLHKDNMTILDIEAIDNRMLTEITDISSEETAYVIMTSGSTGTPKGVEISHYNAVNTILDINSKFNITSTDSLIMVSSIEFDLSVYDIFGIFGSGGSLILTSEDNYKDPTQWLSMIKEYDVTIWNSVPILFDMLVTHIEGKKERLALNTVLLSGDWIDLKLPNRFYNISKYNSNVIAMGGATEASIWSNYIKVPRTIPKYWSSIPYGVPLKGQLYKVVDKFGRECPKNVIGELHIGGIGVAQGYIGDVELTNNKFYKDSNSIRWYKTGDYGRIWEDGTIEFLGRIDNQIKVKGHRIEIGEIEYAISEIDGIDKVKVIEDNKNLTAFIVPVKNEEIIESLKVSNQTHQYIENMDRLLYQYVVNLLNSKNAINIFDYIPLQEILIRLNVNERYEKIIQGWLTRLVDSGYLEKEGNKYRCRIIDNKIIKPFKNQESIVNYIKKLEKYIPSILTNKISPIDLFYKNEKKLSPTYLASLMPWVDIVLDTLIKEISHIKKGNLNILEYETRNVGISNVIFQGIEQKVENYDYFDNTAIYKDEYSNAHNGINIKSSNLLEYKKYDAILIINALHRSYNINHTLNDLIDRLKDDGQLIIVEPNINLFIEQFTVDILNTYTGGEKIRKTCGEWMNTFTFQNLKCKKVQYIGEDPVYSNIFYISKDNINDLKVEKTLKQTLPQYMIPTKIKKVYEFPLNQNGKIDNKQLASLIKNDDVKSHLSNAVKLNHVEKEILHIWESEFKEKISNIHTNFFKNGGDSLLATRIATEIKNKFKVNFTIKDAMTYTTIKLQAEKVAQMSKINVNGKQNDFIQDVKNINKPFELTDVQYSYFVGRKKDLEENNVATHCYFEIDGNNINIDNLENAWNQLIIKHGMMRSIITENGMQKILKKVPYYKFNINDLRGQSGDVLESSLMEIRRNLSHQILDIYQWPIFNINVSVITNEKIRIHISFDNLIFDGWSMFALLEQWNKLYFNESIDDQITDLSFRDYVIYLNKEKSNSRYEIDKSYWIKRISGFLKSPQIEYDAKSKTLSNVFTRRSYHIEHEDWQNLKIIAEELQVTPTTLLIGVYSEAIRLVSSNYNFSLNVTQFNRLPVSPEINKVIGDFTTLTLLEIKNNDEKQLSKRFKKIQSQLMEDLEHSKYSGVEFQRDLRKYCEIDDYILMPFVFTSGLGIHALNSRNHFGKIIYNISQTPQVWLDNQVIERDEGLDIYWDSVDSQLGVENLDNMFNYFVTTLLDISKDKSILFKELNDNIDKKDLYFEKNEIVEEDDSDNMNEINVNELKEILSQIVNYNIVSSSSRFFEVGGDSLKAIALTNKIREVFDVELELAFIFSNPTIKDISNKIEEVINTNGEEGAI; this is translated from the coding sequence GTGAATCAACTAATATTTAAGGATAAAGCATTAGATATATTGAACGCATGGATTAATCAGAAGCTAAGCGATAGTAATATAGACCCTAACCAAAATTTAATTAATTTAGGTATTCAATCATTAGATGTCATGGAATTAGCAAGTATTTTAAGAAGAGAAGGTTTAAAAATTAAATTTTCACAATTAATTAAAGAACCTACTTTGAATCATTGGCAGGAACTTATAAGAGTTTCAAAAATAAATATTTTAAATGATAGGAAAAGTGAAAAACAAAATGGAGTGCTTTTTGATTTAACAGATGTACAAAGTGCATATTTAATTGGTAGAGAAGATGATCAAGAATTAGGCGGTATAGGTTGTCATGCTTATTTTGAGTTTACAGGAGAAAAATTGGATATAAATAAGCTTAATCATGCATGGTATGAAGTTCAAATGAGACATCCAATGTTAAGGGCCAAATTCACTCAAGATGGTAAACAATATTTTATGCAGTACCCACTCAATAAAGAAATAAAAGTTATTAATTTAGATTCATTTAATAGCGAAGATATTCAAATTCAATTGAAAAAATATAGAGAAAATGTATCACATTTAAAAAGAAATGTCACAGAAGGTGATGTTGCTGGTTTAACCGTGTTTATACTACCTGATAATCAAATGATAGTAAGTATTGATATTGACTTACTTGTTGCCGATGTTTTAAGTATTAGTATGATTATTAAGGAACTTTCACATATATACAATGGTACAGATTCAGGCAAGAGTGAAGAATACACATTTAAAGATTATATTGAAAATATTCAAATAGATAAAGAGGATCTTAATAAGAGTAAAAAATTTTGGTTAGATAAGATAGAAAACTTAAATATTAACCCTATTCAGTTACCCACTTTAAAAAAACCAACCGATGTTAAAGAGGTAAAATTTACGCGACATTTAAGAAAGATAAATAATAATTTATGGAATCAAATTAAAGAGAAAGCGAAATTATACAATACAACACCCGCAATTGTATTATTAACATGTTACATGATTACACTAGAAAGATATAGTGATCAAGAAGCCTTTTATGTAAATGTGCCTTTATTTGATAGAAATCACAACAACACTCAAGTAAGGGATATAGTAGCAGACTTTACAAACTTATTATTAGTTGAGCATATTCCGATGCCTAATGAGAAATTTTTGGAGACCTTAGAAAGGGTTAAAGAAAATTTTATTCAAAACATTTCTCATTCAGAATACAGTGGTGTAAATGTTCAGAGAGATATATCCAAACAAAATGGTACTCATATTAATATTGCGCCTGTTGTATTCGCATGTAATATAGATTATGAACTAGAGGATGAAATCACTAAAAGTGTGTTAGGAAATATGACTTATATGGTCACACAAACACCTGGTATATGGCTTGATTTTCAGTCTTATATTAAAAATGGTGAATTATTAATTTGTTGGGATAAAGTGGATGAATTGTTCAGCGATGAAACGATAACAAGAATGTTAAATGATTATTGTAGACTTCTTGAATCTTTAGGTAAAAGTTCAAACTGGAATGAGATAGGAGTTACAATCCAAACCAGCCAGAATAAATATAATATTCAAACGGATTTACCAAAAGAAAAGTTATATGATGGTTTCTTAAAAAACTTAAAAAAGAATCCAGAGAAAATTGCATTAATCGATACGGATACAAAAATTAAAATTAGTTATAAAGAGTTATTTAATCGAGCAATGGCATTAGGTGAAACATTAAGAACTAGTGGAGTTGAAAAAGGTGATTATGTAGGAATTATTTTACCGAGAGGATATCACCAAATCATCTCAATATTTGCTATTCAATTTGTAGGTGCAGCTTATGTACCAATCGGAATACAACAACCTAATGATAGAAGAAAGAAAATTTATAATCAAGTAGGCATTGATGTTATAGTAAGCAATTCCGAATATATAAATCATAATAATCTTCATAAAGATAATATGACTATTTTGGACATAGAAGCAATTGACAACAGAATGTTAACTGAGATAACGGATATTTCTTCAGAAGAGACTGCGTATGTTATTATGACTTCTGGTTCAACTGGTACACCTAAAGGAGTAGAAATATCACATTACAATGCCGTGAATACAATTTTGGATATAAATAGTAAATTTAATATCACGTCAACGGACAGTTTAATTATGGTGTCATCTATAGAATTTGATTTATCAGTTTATGATATTTTTGGCATATTTGGTAGTGGAGGTTCACTTATATTAACGAGTGAAGATAATTATAAAGATCCCACTCAATGGTTATCTATGATAAAAGAATATGATGTAACAATATGGAATTCAGTTCCTATTCTTTTTGATATGTTAGTAACTCATATCGAAGGAAAAAAAGAGCGACTAGCATTAAATACAGTGTTACTATCAGGGGATTGGATAGACCTTAAATTACCTAATAGATTTTATAATATCTCAAAATATAATAGTAATGTTATAGCAATGGGTGGAGCTACTGAAGCATCTATATGGTCTAATTATATTAAAGTTCCCCGTACAATACCTAAATATTGGTCTTCTATACCTTATGGTGTTCCATTAAAAGGACAATTATATAAAGTTGTTGATAAGTTTGGAAGAGAATGTCCTAAAAATGTTATAGGTGAGTTACATATTGGTGGTATTGGTGTAGCTCAAGGTTACATAGGGGATGTTGAATTAACGAATAATAAATTCTATAAGGATAGTAATAGTATTAGATGGTATAAGACTGGCGACTATGGAAGGATATGGGAAGATGGCACGATAGAATTTTTAGGTAGAATAGACAATCAAATTAAAGTTAAAGGGCATAGAATTGAAATTGGAGAAATTGAATATGCTATATCTGAAATTGATGGAATTGATAAAGTTAAAGTCATTGAAGATAATAAAAATCTTACTGCATTTATAGTACCAGTTAAAAATGAGGAAATAATTGAAAGCTTGAAAGTATCAAATCAAACCCATCAATACATAGAAAATATGGATAGATTACTCTATCAATATGTAGTAAATCTATTAAACTCAAAAAATGCTATAAATATATTTGATTATATACCCCTTCAGGAAATATTAATTCGATTAAATGTTAATGAAAGATATGAGAAAATCATACAAGGATGGCTAACTAGACTAGTAGATTCCGGGTACTTGGAAAAAGAAGGTAACAAATATAGATGCAGAATAATTGATAACAAAATTATTAAACCATTTAAAAACCAAGAGTCTATCGTAAATTATATAAAAAAACTTGAAAAATACATCCCCAGTATACTTACCAATAAAATAAGTCCAATAGATCTATTTTATAAAAATGAAAAAAAACTATCTCCAACTTATTTAGCCTCGTTAATGCCATGGGTAGATATTGTTTTAGATACTCTAATAAAAGAAATATCTCACATTAAAAAGGGTAATTTGAATATATTAGAATATGAGACAAGAAATGTTGGTATAAGTAATGTGATATTTCAAGGAATAGAACAAAAGGTAGAAAATTATGATTACTTTGACAACACAGCAATATATAAAGATGAATACTCTAATGCTCATAATGGTATCAATATAAAATCTTCTAATCTATTAGAGTATAAAAAATATGATGCAATTTTAATTATTAATGCTTTGCATAGAAGTTATAATATAAATCATACTTTAAATGACCTTATAGATAGGCTGAAAGATGATGGACAACTTATTATAGTAGAACCAAATATAAATTTATTTATTGAACAATTTACTGTTGACATTTTAAACACTTATACAGGTGGAGAGAAGATTAGAAAAACTTGCGGCGAATGGATGAATACATTTACTTTTCAAAATCTTAAGTGTAAAAAAGTTCAATATATAGGTGAAGACCCCGTTTATTCAAATATTTTCTATATATCTAAAGATAATATAAATGATTTAAAGGTAGAAAAAACATTAAAACAAACGTTGCCACAATATATGATTCCAACAAAAATTAAAAAGGTATATGAATTTCCATTAAATCAAAATGGGAAAATTGACAATAAACAACTAGCTAGTTTAATAAAAAATGATGATGTAAAATCACACTTATCAAACGCAGTGAAGCTAAATCATGTTGAGAAAGAAATATTACACATTTGGGAATCAGAATTTAAAGAGAAAATATCCAATATTCATACGAATTTCTTCAAAAATGGGGGAGACTCTTTATTAGCTACACGTATTGCAACAGAAATTAAGAATAAATTTAAAGTGAATTTCACAATAAAAGATGCGATGACTTATACAACCATTAAATTACAAGCAGAAAAAGTAGCTCAAATGAGTAAGATCAATGTTAATGGAAAGCAAAATGATTTCATACAAGATGTTAAAAATATAAATAAACCGTTTGAGTTAACAGATGTTCAGTATTCATATTTTGTTGGTCGTAAAAAAGATTTAGAAGAAAATAATGTAGCTACACATTGTTACTTTGAAATTGATGGAAACAACATTAATATCGATAATCTTGAAAATGCGTGGAATCAATTGATTATAAAACATGGCATGATGAGATCTATTATTACAGAAAATGGAATGCAAAAGATTCTAAAAAAAGTACCTTATTATAAATTTAATATCAATGATTTACGAGGGCAAAGTGGAGATGTTTTAGAAAGTAGTCTTATGGAAATAAGAAGAAATTTATCTCATCAAATTCTTGATATATATCAATGGCCAATATTCAATATAAACGTCTCAGTGATTACCAATGAAAAAATTAGAATTCATATTAGCTTTGATAACCTAATATTTGATGGGTGGAGCATGTTTGCCTTATTAGAACAATGGAATAAACTTTACTTCAATGAGTCTATAGATGATCAAATAACTGATTTGAGTTTTAGGGATTATGTAATTTATTTAAATAAAGAGAAAAGTAATAGTCGTTACGAAATTGATAAATCATATTGGATTAAAAGAATATCAGGATTTTTAAAATCACCACAAATAGAATATGATGCAAAATCTAAAACTTTATCTAATGTTTTCACAAGGCGATCATATCATATTGAGCATGAGGATTGGCAGAACTTAAAAATTATAGCCGAAGAATTACAAGTTACACCAACAACATTGCTTATCGGAGTATATTCCGAAGCAATTAGACTTGTAAGTTCAAATTATAACTTTTCTTTAAATGTAACACAATTTAATAGGCTTCCTGTTAGTCCAGAGATTAATAAAGTAATTGGTGACTTTACAACTTTAACTTTATTAGAAATTAAAAATAATGATGAAAAACAACTAAGTAAGCGATTTAAAAAAATACAATCACAACTTATGGAAGATTTAGAGCATAGTAAATATTCAGGTGTTGAATTTCAAAGAGATTTAAGAAAATATTGTGAAATTGATGATTATATATTAATGCCCTTCGTCTTTACAAGTGGATTGGGTATACATGCTTTGAATAGTAGAAATCATTTTGGAAAAATAATTTACAATATCAGTCAAACACCACAAGTTTGGTTAGACAACCAAGTCATTGAACGTGATGAGGGTTTAGATATCTATTGGGATAGTGTCGATAGTCAACTCGGAGTAGAGAATTTGGATAATATGTTCAACTATTTCGTTACCACTTTACTAGATATATCAAAAGACAAATCAATATTATTCAAAGAATTAAATGATAATATTGATAAAAAAGATTTATATTTTGAAAAAAATGAAATAGTTGAAGAAGACGATAGTGACAACATGAATGAAATTAATGTGAATGAACTTAAAGAAATATTATCTCAAATTGTTAATTACAATATTGTTAGTTCTTCAAGTAGATTTTTTGAAGTTGGTGGTGATTCGCTTAAAGCTATTGCACTAACTAATAAAATTAGAGAAGTATTTGATGTAGAACTTGAACTGGCTTTTATCTTTTCAAATCCTACTATTAAAGATATCTCAAATAAAATTGAAGAAGTTATAAACACAAACGGAGAAGAAGGTGCTATCTAA
- a CDS encoding bifunctional Gfo/Idh/MocA family oxidoreductase/class I SAM-dependent methyltransferase, which produces MKKCIVCGSRFGQFYIEALKSIPNIKLHGLLASGSERSIDCANYYQIKLYNDVDDLPSDIDLACIAIKSEVQGGKGNLIAESLLKRGIDVIFEQPLSEKEYISLYKLAKKEKRYFSVCNLYCKLPSVQNFIDNYRCIRKDQSVKYINVEFATQLSYPVAQLLSILIPEIKNVEFNESRKENGPFQYLSTNINETQLNLIAYNEIVDNEIDNFMRLLFSIKIGFEGGELNLLDPQGYVFWREYIKFPNRYRIPSSFIDNPPKGMTRKHIKLLYVNPDLTQQTIFTDLWPTTISKEIYLYLKRNQHGELYFNVLAQNQINSSIIWHKLMQSLGYPTLVIKDKYTLYDIDRLVLNEKTYESINDEMGKLERICAKSMLWILSRNINSLKVACSYQSIIRNLNVQDNYRNIIKRWLNYLSRNNYIIETEPEKYIFDQLDKSHSNILFEWNELERKWHENIMPISVIKYFKSHIQLMDKILKGDESVNLLLFNQGKNDIAKDLYSQTAISKYINDQIGQYIKDLSENNSLSILELGAGTGATTQKILDKVADTFTGQYIFTDISKFFLISGEELFGRHQFMKYKILNIDKMDDNNFINKNKFDVIVAVGVINNSKDIRSLLKRLNDTLNKNGKLIIGEAYGESSVMLISQAFMMTEPEDERKYKNMTFLSLKSWYEIFDETGFNVLKKMPHQTDELSSFNQALFILEKR; this is translated from the coding sequence ATGAAAAAATGTATAGTTTGTGGAAGTAGGTTCGGTCAATTTTATATAGAGGCATTGAAAAGTATACCAAACATTAAACTTCATGGGTTACTCGCATCAGGAAGTGAGAGGTCAATTGATTGTGCTAATTACTATCAAATTAAGTTATACAATGATGTTGATGATTTACCTAGTGACATTGATTTGGCATGTATTGCTATTAAATCTGAAGTGCAAGGTGGGAAAGGTAATTTAATAGCAGAATCATTGCTAAAAAGAGGTATAGATGTCATTTTTGAACAACCTCTTTCTGAAAAAGAATATATATCACTGTATAAATTAGCTAAAAAAGAAAAAAGATATTTTAGTGTTTGTAATTTATACTGTAAACTACCCAGCGTTCAAAATTTTATTGATAATTATAGATGTATAAGAAAGGATCAATCCGTAAAATATATTAATGTAGAATTTGCAACACAGTTATCTTATCCAGTTGCACAATTATTATCAATATTAATACCTGAAATTAAAAATGTTGAATTTAATGAATCAAGAAAAGAGAATGGCCCTTTTCAATACTTATCCACAAATATAAATGAAACACAATTAAACTTAATTGCCTATAACGAAATTGTAGATAATGAAATAGATAATTTTATGAGGTTACTATTTAGTATAAAAATTGGCTTTGAAGGTGGAGAATTAAATTTATTAGATCCTCAGGGATATGTGTTTTGGAGAGAATATATTAAGTTTCCAAATCGATATAGAATACCGTCTAGTTTTATTGATAATCCACCCAAAGGAATGACACGTAAACATATAAAATTGCTATATGTTAATCCAGATTTAACTCAACAAACGATATTTACAGATTTGTGGCCAACGACTATTTCTAAGGAAATATATTTATATTTAAAAAGGAATCAACATGGTGAACTTTATTTCAATGTATTAGCACAAAATCAGATTAATAGTTCGATAATATGGCATAAATTAATGCAGTCATTAGGCTATCCGACGCTAGTAATAAAAGATAAATATACCTTATATGATATTGATCGACTTGTTCTAAATGAAAAAACATATGAAAGTATTAATGATGAAATGGGAAAATTAGAGCGAATTTGTGCTAAATCAATGCTTTGGATACTAAGTCGGAACATTAATAGTTTAAAGGTCGCGTGCTCTTACCAAAGTATTATTAGAAACCTAAATGTTCAAGATAATTATAGAAATATTATTAAACGTTGGTTAAATTACTTATCAAGAAATAATTACATTATAGAGACTGAACCGGAAAAATATATATTTGATCAATTAGATAAATCACACTCAAATATTTTATTTGAATGGAATGAACTTGAAAGGAAATGGCATGAAAATATTATGCCAATTTCTGTAATAAAATATTTCAAATCACATATTCAACTTATGGATAAAATATTAAAAGGTGATGAATCTGTAAATTTGTTGTTATTCAATCAAGGTAAAAATGATATCGCAAAAGATTTGTACAGCCAAACAGCCATTTCTAAATACATTAATGATCAGATTGGACAGTATATTAAGGATTTATCGGAAAATAATTCATTATCAATTTTAGAATTAGGAGCTGGTACTGGCGCCACAACGCAAAAAATATTGGATAAAGTAGCTGATACGTTTACTGGACAGTACATTTTCACAGATATATCTAAATTTTTCTTGATCTCTGGTGAAGAATTGTTTGGACGTCATCAATTTATGAAATACAAGATTTTAAATATAGACAAAATGGATGATAATAATTTTATTAATAAAAATAAATTTGATGTCATTGTTGCAGTTGGAGTTATTAATAATTCAAAAGATATAAGAAGCTTATTAAAAAGATTAAATGATACATTAAACAAAAATGGCAAACTCATTATAGGAGAAGCATATGGTGAATCTTCAGTTATGCTTATATCTCAAGCCTTCATGATGACAGAACCTGAAGATGAAAGAAAGTATAAAAATATGACCTTTTTATCACTAAAAAGTTGGTATGAAATCTTTGATGAAACTGGGTTTAATGTTCTTAAAAAAATGCCACATCAAACTGATGAGTTGTCCTCATTTAATCAGGCGCTCTTTATATTAGAAAAGAGGTAA
- a CDS encoding VOC family protein, producing the protein MYKIGHLQYKVIDLENAINKFEQLGFDVERANKNSKNAFIWFETGPHIELIEMNNNLIPFAYIFRWIYGDAMKKRWKKWCGNKKGFVDFAIENKDAKYRSIQNFPKNKIILKDFGVESNKIITWNRKNSKNEKVSFSYLPLIPATLPFVVSDYSMNQRPNYVVHKNNIEKIQSVNFTCKEKEYEILKNVLKNDEYLKLTLGLNAEIDQVLLKNKFGKLYRLTNYMTIESM; encoded by the coding sequence ATGTATAAGATTGGTCATTTACAATATAAAGTTATTGATCTCGAAAATGCTATAAATAAGTTTGAACAATTAGGTTTCGATGTTGAAAGAGCTAATAAAAACTCTAAAAATGCTTTTATTTGGTTTGAAACCGGTCCACATATAGAGCTCATAGAAATGAACAATAATTTAATCCCCTTTGCTTATATATTTAGATGGATTTATGGAGATGCGATGAAAAAAAGGTGGAAGAAATGGTGTGGAAACAAAAAAGGATTTGTTGATTTTGCAATAGAAAATAAAGATGCTAAATATCGAAGTATTCAAAATTTTCCGAAAAACAAAATAATTTTAAAGGATTTTGGTGTTGAATCAAATAAAATAATAACTTGGAATAGAAAAAATTCAAAAAATGAAAAAGTTTCATTTAGTTATTTACCTTTAATACCAGCAACATTACCATTTGTAGTTTCAGATTATAGTATGAATCAACGTCCAAATTATGTTGTACACAAAAATAACATAGAGAAAATTCAAAGTGTAAATTTTACGTGTAAAGAAAAGGAATATGAAATTTTGAAAAATGTTTTGAAAAATGATGAATATTTAAAATTAACCCTAGGATTAAATGCGGAAATTGATCAAGTACTTCTTAAAAATAAATTTGGAAAGTTATATAGATTAACGAACTATATGACGATAGAAAGTATGTGA